One Zeugodacus cucurbitae isolate PBARC_wt_2022May chromosome 3, idZeuCucr1.2, whole genome shotgun sequence genomic region harbors:
- the LOC105217022 gene encoding probable phosphorylase b kinase regulatory subunit beta isoform X3, which translates to MRELPKTLSITVTTPGSTVPSGAPSSTGRQASLEDIHLDQFLKTSNYEDTVKQLDIYYGIVKRQLLRFQSPITGLFPVMSTDHEVGSVRDSVYCAAAVWSLYQAYRRIDDDRGKSYELGQSTVKCMRGILECWVKQARRVEVFKQRQSNQYALHSKFHLHTGEEIYADDAYNHLQIDLVSLYIIFLVQMITSGLQIIYTQDEVAFVQNLVYYVERAYRTPDFGMWERGSKYNNGTPEIHASSIGMAKSALEAINGCNLFGEKGASWSVVYVDIDAHNRNRSIFETMLPRESSSKGVDSSLLLTLSFPAFASHEERLVEQTKHNVISRLRGKRGFKRFSRDGFLSKLEEKNRRYYHNGELKDFEGHECEWPLFYIEMIIDGVFKSNSEQIEEYQNELRNCLHTDVNGDPVVTMYYAPDGEGSYVRSPSQSLFLWGQSMFIIAQLLTAGLLHINELDPIRRYLPSYNRPRRGGRYSAFQGTATDLVVQIVLIAESQRLQAMMATYGIQTQTPHEVEPVQIWSSTELIKVYQHLGVNNKVGLTGRPGRPVGSLGTSKVYRICGMTVLCYPLIFEVSDFYLYRDMALLIDDIKTELQFVGKYWRLSGRPTVCLLIREEHMRDPQFKEMLNLLAMLKKGYCDGMKVRIGRLQNLISSSCIEHLDFMNQSNLPDNENAFVQINHEYIGYQSLTDVPKALTYVEQKTSLDHFKNRPTHEIIETMRNTESIYCLCQLWGILLDREGPNFEVNGLSVNQALTQLYHRAGSLRYWRAVRYCSSLLHHIVDSISPFITTVLVNGKELTVGVIGQKETNFDKPMTPAEIQNVMYTTVQPYNVIQAVLQQEVVLYCGRLIATNPSMFRGILKIRVGWVLEAMRLYLQMSGQESIDLENLSPYQVRILLQKVLTVSEWAAEEKLTTLQRRQLEGCLCRVPRHFYNKIWEILQRTQGITTQGHLLPTAPTLTNMSRGEITFSLLVEETLMCIDCPERRQITVELLCIIATILNRNPELHFKQALDIDDIITEAFGMYCKDNNIERQNDNNMTPFYALVYTETTGYLARAAVNKVLQGGALSTLDENGFSNGTDHLHDETCHVS; encoded by the exons ATGCGTGAACTACCGAAAAC ACTCAGCATAACGGTGACCACACCTGGTAGTACCGTACCATCGGGAGCGCCATCCTCCACTGGTAGGCAAGCTAGTTTGGAGGACATACATTTAGATCAGTTCCTGAAAACATCCAACTATGAAGATACAGTGAAACAATTAGATATATACTATGGAATCG TCAAACGACAATTATTGCGCTTCCAAAGTCCCATAACTGGTCTTTTCCCAGTTATGAGTACGGATCATGAAGTTGGTTCCGTACGTGATAGTGTTTATTGTGCCGCAGCTGTATGGAGTTTATATCAAGCCTATCGACGTATCGATGATGATCGCGGCAAATCGTATGAATTGGGACAATCGACTGTGAAGTGCATGCGCGGCATTCTAGAGTGTTGGGTGAAACAGGCACGTCGTGTGGAAGTTTTCAAACAGCGTCAATCCAATCAATATGCTTTGCATAGTAAATTTCATTTGCATACTGGTGAAGAAATATATGCAGATGATGCCTACAATCATTTGCAAATCGATTTAGTGtcactgtatataatatttttagtgcaAATGATCACATCGGGTTTGCAAATCATCTACACGCAG GATGAAGTTGCTTTTGTACAGAACTTGGTTTATTATGTTGAGCGTGCCTATCGTACACCTGATTTTGGCATGTGGGAACGTGGTTCCAAGTACAATAATGGTACACCTGAAATACATGCTTCGTCTATTG gcaTGGCTAAATCTGCTTTGGAAGCAATTAACGGTTGTAATCTGTTTGGTGAGAAAGGTGCTTCATGGAGTGTAGTTTATGTTGATATTGATGCGCATAATCGTAATCGCAGTATTTTTGAGACAATGCTGCCAAGAGAATCGAGCTCTAAG GGCGTTGACTCCTCTTTGTTGTTGACATTGTCATTTCCCGCCTTTGCATCGCACGAGGAACGCTTGGTGGAGCAAACGAAACATAATGTGATTTCACGTTTACGTGGCAAGCGTGGTTTCAAGCGCTTCAGTCGTGATGGTTTCCTTAGTAAACTCGAAGAGAAAAATAGACG cTATTATCACAATGGCGAGCTTAAGGACTTCGAAGGTCACGAATGTGAATGGCCACTGTTCTATATTGAAATGATCATTGATGGTGTCTTCAAGAGCAATTCGGAGCAAATTGAAGAATATCAAAATGAATTGCGCAATTGTTTGCATACCGATGTAAATGGTGATCCAGTGGTCACCATGTATTATGCGCCAGATGGTGAGGGTTCCTATGTGCGCTCACCCTCGCAATCGCTCTTCCTTTGGGGCCAATCAATGTTTATCATTGCACAACTATTAACCGCTGGTCTACTACATATCAATGAATTGGATCCCATACGTCGTTATCTGCCGAGCTACAATCGTCCACGACGCGGTGGTCGCTATTCAGCATTTCAG GGCACTGCTACGGATTTGGTAGTGCAGATTGTCTTGATTGCCGAGTCGCAACGCTTGCAGGCAATGATGGCCACTTATGGCATACAAACGCAAACACCGCATGAG GTTGAACCCGTGCAAATTTGGTCTTCCACCGAGCTAATTAAAGTCTATCAACATTTGGGCGTCAACAATAAAGTTGGCCTAACCGGTCGTCCGGGTCGACCAGTCGGCTCATTAGGCACGAGTAAAGTGTATCGCATCTGCGGCATGACTGTACTTTGTTATCCACTCATCTTTGAAGTGTCCGATTTCTATTTGTATCGTGACATGGCGCTACTGATTGACGATATTAAAACCGAGTTGCAATTTGTCGGTAAATACTGGCGTCTCTCGGGACGCCCCACAGTATGTCTGCTCATACGCGAAGAGCATATGCGCGATCCGCAATTCAAAGAAATGCTCAACTTGCTGGCTATGTTGAAGAAGGGCTACTGTGATGGCATGAAGGTGCGCATTGGACGTTTGCAGAATTTAATAAGCAGCTCATGTATTG AACATCTTGATTTCATGAACCAAAGCAATTTGCCGGACAATGAAAATGCTTTTGTGCAAATCAATCATGAGTACATCGGCTATCAGTCGTTGACCGACGTGCCGAAAGCGCTAACGTATGTTGAGCAGAAAACTTCGTTGGAT CACTTCAAAAACCGACCCACACACGAAATCATCGAAACCATGCGCAATACCGAATCCATTTATTGCCTGTGTCAATTGTGGGGCATTTTGCTGGATCGCGAGGGTCCCAATTTCGAAGTGAATGGCCTGAGCGTCAATCAAGCGCTCACACAGCTCTATCATCGTGCCGGTTCGTTGCGTTACTGGCGGGCGGTGCGTTATTGTTCCTCTCTTCTGCACCATATAGTCGATTCGATTAGTCCTTTCATCACCACCGTGTTGGTGAATGGCAAAGAGTTGACTGTGGGCGTTATTGGTCAGAAAGAAACAAATTTCGATAAACCGATGACACCGGCGGAGATACAGAATGTCATGTATACCACTGTGCAACCCTATAATGTGATACAGGCCGTGTTGCAGCAAGAGGTGGTGTTGTATTGTGGACGTTTGATCGCGACAAACCCATCTATGTTTAGGGGTATATTGAAG ATCCGCGTCGGTTGGGTTTTGGAAGCTATGCGACTCTACTTACAGATGTCTGGCCAAGAATCGATTGATTTGGAGAACTTATCGCCCTATCAAGTGCGCATACTCCTCCAGAAAGTGTTGACTGTTAGCGAATGGGCAGCAGAGGAAAA ACTCACCACATTACAACGCCGTCAATTGGAGGGCTGCCTCTGTCGCGTACCAAGACATTTCTACAATAAAATATGGGAAATTCTACAACGCACACAAGGTATTACAACACAAGGACATCTGTTGCCCACCGCACCAACACTGACCAATATGAGTCGTGGTGAGATCACTTTCTCATTGTTGGTGGAAGAGACTTTAATGTGTATCGACTGTCCGGAGAGGCGTCAAATCACGGTAGAACTCTTATGCATCATAGCGACTATATTGAATCG CAATCCCGAGTTGCATTTCAAACAAGCGCTTGATATTGATGACATAATCACAGAGGCTTTCGGCATGTATTGCAag GACAACAACATCGAACGTCAGAATGACAACAACATGACACCATTCTACGCACTAGTTTATACTGAAACCACCGGCTATTTGGCACGCGCTGCAGTCAATAAAGTACTGCAGGGCGGCGCTCTCTCCACTTTGGATGAGAATGGCTTCTCGAATGGCACTGATCATTTGCACGATGAGACGTGTCATGTTTCTTAA
- the LOC105217022 gene encoding probable phosphorylase b kinase regulatory subunit beta isoform X4 produces MRELPKTLSITVTTPGSTVPSGAPSSTGRQASLEDIHLDQFLKTSNYEDTVKQLDIYYGIVKRQLLRFQSPITGLFPVMSTDHEVGSVRDSVYCAAAVWSLYQAYRRIDDDRGKSYELGQSTVKCMRGILECWVKQARRVEVFKQRQSNQYALHSKFHLHTGEEIYADDAYNHLQIDLVSLYIIFLVQMITSGLQIIYTQDEVAFVQNLVYYVERAYRTPDFGMWERGSKYNNGTPEIHASSIGMAKSALEAINGCNLFGEKGASWSVVYVDIDAHNRNRSIFETMLPRESSSKGVDSSLLLTLSFPAFASHEERLVEQTKHNVISRLRGKRGFKRFSRDGFLSKLEEKNRRYYHNGELKDFEGHECEWPLFYIEMIIDGVFKSNSEQIEEYQNELRNCLHTDVNGDPVVTMYYAPDGEGSYVRSPSQSLFLWGQSMFIIAQLLTAGLLHINELDPIRRYLPSYNRPRRGGRYSAFQGKATDDKHATPRVPLILDVKEVMLLHIYINSLHLLTVLTLYKNQPHFFLFCLIISMTSF; encoded by the exons ATGCGTGAACTACCGAAAAC ACTCAGCATAACGGTGACCACACCTGGTAGTACCGTACCATCGGGAGCGCCATCCTCCACTGGTAGGCAAGCTAGTTTGGAGGACATACATTTAGATCAGTTCCTGAAAACATCCAACTATGAAGATACAGTGAAACAATTAGATATATACTATGGAATCG TCAAACGACAATTATTGCGCTTCCAAAGTCCCATAACTGGTCTTTTCCCAGTTATGAGTACGGATCATGAAGTTGGTTCCGTACGTGATAGTGTTTATTGTGCCGCAGCTGTATGGAGTTTATATCAAGCCTATCGACGTATCGATGATGATCGCGGCAAATCGTATGAATTGGGACAATCGACTGTGAAGTGCATGCGCGGCATTCTAGAGTGTTGGGTGAAACAGGCACGTCGTGTGGAAGTTTTCAAACAGCGTCAATCCAATCAATATGCTTTGCATAGTAAATTTCATTTGCATACTGGTGAAGAAATATATGCAGATGATGCCTACAATCATTTGCAAATCGATTTAGTGtcactgtatataatatttttagtgcaAATGATCACATCGGGTTTGCAAATCATCTACACGCAG GATGAAGTTGCTTTTGTACAGAACTTGGTTTATTATGTTGAGCGTGCCTATCGTACACCTGATTTTGGCATGTGGGAACGTGGTTCCAAGTACAATAATGGTACACCTGAAATACATGCTTCGTCTATTG gcaTGGCTAAATCTGCTTTGGAAGCAATTAACGGTTGTAATCTGTTTGGTGAGAAAGGTGCTTCATGGAGTGTAGTTTATGTTGATATTGATGCGCATAATCGTAATCGCAGTATTTTTGAGACAATGCTGCCAAGAGAATCGAGCTCTAAG GGCGTTGACTCCTCTTTGTTGTTGACATTGTCATTTCCCGCCTTTGCATCGCACGAGGAACGCTTGGTGGAGCAAACGAAACATAATGTGATTTCACGTTTACGTGGCAAGCGTGGTTTCAAGCGCTTCAGTCGTGATGGTTTCCTTAGTAAACTCGAAGAGAAAAATAGACG cTATTATCACAATGGCGAGCTTAAGGACTTCGAAGGTCACGAATGTGAATGGCCACTGTTCTATATTGAAATGATCATTGATGGTGTCTTCAAGAGCAATTCGGAGCAAATTGAAGAATATCAAAATGAATTGCGCAATTGTTTGCATACCGATGTAAATGGTGATCCAGTGGTCACCATGTATTATGCGCCAGATGGTGAGGGTTCCTATGTGCGCTCACCCTCGCAATCGCTCTTCCTTTGGGGCCAATCAATGTTTATCATTGCACAACTATTAACCGCTGGTCTACTACATATCAATGAATTGGATCCCATACGTCGTTATCTGCCGAGCTACAATCGTCCACGACGCGGTGGTCGCTATTCAGCATTTCAG GGAAAAGCCACCGATGACAAACATGCC ACACCGCGTGTACCATTAATACTGGATGTCAAAGAGGTAATGTTGctacacatttacataaattCTTTGCATTTACTTACTGTACTTACTTTGTATAAAAACCAGCctcacttttttttattttgtttgattaTTTCTATGACATCATTCTAA
- the LOC105217022 gene encoding probable phosphorylase b kinase regulatory subunit beta isoform X5 — protein MRELPKTLSITVTTPGSTVPSGAPSSTGRQASLEDIHLDQFLKTSNYEDTVKQLDIYYGIVKRQLLRFQSPITGLFPVMSTDHEVGSVRDSVYCAAAVWSLYQAYRRIDDDRGKSYELGQSTVKCMRGILECWVKQARRVEVFKQRQSNQYALHSKFHLHTGEEIYADDAYNHLQIDLVSLYIIFLVQMITSGLQIIYTQDEVAFVQNLVYYVERAYRTPDFGMWERGSKYNNGTPEIHASSIGMAKSALEAINGCNLFGEKGASWSVVYVDIDAHNRNRSIFETMLPRESSSKGVDSSLLLTLSFPAFASHEERLVEQTKHNVISRLRGKRGFKRFSRDGFLSKLEEKNRRYYHNGELKDFEGHECEWPLFYIEMIIDGVFKSNSEQIEEYQNELRNCLHTDVNGDPVVTMYYAPDGEGSYVRSPSQSLFLWGQSMFIIAQLLTAGLLHINELDPIRRYLPSYNRPRRGGRYSAFQGKATDDKHATPRVPLILDVKEGTATDLVVQIVLIAESQRLQAMMATYGIQTQTPHEVEPVQIWSSTELIKVYQHLGVNNKVGLTGRPGRPVGSLGTSKVYRICGMTVLCYPLIFEVSDFYLYRDMALLIDDIKTELQFVGKYWRLSGRPTVCLLIREEHMRDPQFKEMLNLLAMLKKGYCDGMKVRIGRLQNLISSSCIEHLDFMNQSNLPDNENAFVQINHEYIGYQSLTDVPKALTYVEQKTSLDHFKNRPTHEIIETMRNTESIYCLCQLWGILLDREGPNFEVNGLSVNQALTQLYHRAGSLRYWRAVRYCSSLLHHIVDSISPFITTVLVNGKELTVGVIGQKETNFDKPMTPAEIQNVMYTTVQPYNVIQAVLQQEVVLYCGRLIATNPSMFRGILKIRVGWVLEAMRLYLQMSGQESIDLENLSPYQVRILLQKVLTVSEWAAEEKLTTLQRRQLEGCLCRVPRHFYNKIWEILQRTQGITTQGHLLPTAPTLTNMSRGEITFSLLVEETLMCIDCPERRQITVELLCIIATILNRNPELHFKQALDIDDIITEAFGMYCKDNNIERQNDNNMTPFYALVYTETTGYLARAAVNKVLQGGALSTLDENGFSNGTDHLHDETCHVS, from the exons ATGCGTGAACTACCGAAAAC ACTCAGCATAACGGTGACCACACCTGGTAGTACCGTACCATCGGGAGCGCCATCCTCCACTGGTAGGCAAGCTAGTTTGGAGGACATACATTTAGATCAGTTCCTGAAAACATCCAACTATGAAGATACAGTGAAACAATTAGATATATACTATGGAATCG TCAAACGACAATTATTGCGCTTCCAAAGTCCCATAACTGGTCTTTTCCCAGTTATGAGTACGGATCATGAAGTTGGTTCCGTACGTGATAGTGTTTATTGTGCCGCAGCTGTATGGAGTTTATATCAAGCCTATCGACGTATCGATGATGATCGCGGCAAATCGTATGAATTGGGACAATCGACTGTGAAGTGCATGCGCGGCATTCTAGAGTGTTGGGTGAAACAGGCACGTCGTGTGGAAGTTTTCAAACAGCGTCAATCCAATCAATATGCTTTGCATAGTAAATTTCATTTGCATACTGGTGAAGAAATATATGCAGATGATGCCTACAATCATTTGCAAATCGATTTAGTGtcactgtatataatatttttagtgcaAATGATCACATCGGGTTTGCAAATCATCTACACGCAG GATGAAGTTGCTTTTGTACAGAACTTGGTTTATTATGTTGAGCGTGCCTATCGTACACCTGATTTTGGCATGTGGGAACGTGGTTCCAAGTACAATAATGGTACACCTGAAATACATGCTTCGTCTATTG gcaTGGCTAAATCTGCTTTGGAAGCAATTAACGGTTGTAATCTGTTTGGTGAGAAAGGTGCTTCATGGAGTGTAGTTTATGTTGATATTGATGCGCATAATCGTAATCGCAGTATTTTTGAGACAATGCTGCCAAGAGAATCGAGCTCTAAG GGCGTTGACTCCTCTTTGTTGTTGACATTGTCATTTCCCGCCTTTGCATCGCACGAGGAACGCTTGGTGGAGCAAACGAAACATAATGTGATTTCACGTTTACGTGGCAAGCGTGGTTTCAAGCGCTTCAGTCGTGATGGTTTCCTTAGTAAACTCGAAGAGAAAAATAGACG cTATTATCACAATGGCGAGCTTAAGGACTTCGAAGGTCACGAATGTGAATGGCCACTGTTCTATATTGAAATGATCATTGATGGTGTCTTCAAGAGCAATTCGGAGCAAATTGAAGAATATCAAAATGAATTGCGCAATTGTTTGCATACCGATGTAAATGGTGATCCAGTGGTCACCATGTATTATGCGCCAGATGGTGAGGGTTCCTATGTGCGCTCACCCTCGCAATCGCTCTTCCTTTGGGGCCAATCAATGTTTATCATTGCACAACTATTAACCGCTGGTCTACTACATATCAATGAATTGGATCCCATACGTCGTTATCTGCCGAGCTACAATCGTCCACGACGCGGTGGTCGCTATTCAGCATTTCAG GGAAAAGCCACCGATGACAAACATGCC ACACCGCGTGTACCATTAATACTGGATGTCAAAGAG GGCACTGCTACGGATTTGGTAGTGCAGATTGTCTTGATTGCCGAGTCGCAACGCTTGCAGGCAATGATGGCCACTTATGGCATACAAACGCAAACACCGCATGAG GTTGAACCCGTGCAAATTTGGTCTTCCACCGAGCTAATTAAAGTCTATCAACATTTGGGCGTCAACAATAAAGTTGGCCTAACCGGTCGTCCGGGTCGACCAGTCGGCTCATTAGGCACGAGTAAAGTGTATCGCATCTGCGGCATGACTGTACTTTGTTATCCACTCATCTTTGAAGTGTCCGATTTCTATTTGTATCGTGACATGGCGCTACTGATTGACGATATTAAAACCGAGTTGCAATTTGTCGGTAAATACTGGCGTCTCTCGGGACGCCCCACAGTATGTCTGCTCATACGCGAAGAGCATATGCGCGATCCGCAATTCAAAGAAATGCTCAACTTGCTGGCTATGTTGAAGAAGGGCTACTGTGATGGCATGAAGGTGCGCATTGGACGTTTGCAGAATTTAATAAGCAGCTCATGTATTG AACATCTTGATTTCATGAACCAAAGCAATTTGCCGGACAATGAAAATGCTTTTGTGCAAATCAATCATGAGTACATCGGCTATCAGTCGTTGACCGACGTGCCGAAAGCGCTAACGTATGTTGAGCAGAAAACTTCGTTGGAT CACTTCAAAAACCGACCCACACACGAAATCATCGAAACCATGCGCAATACCGAATCCATTTATTGCCTGTGTCAATTGTGGGGCATTTTGCTGGATCGCGAGGGTCCCAATTTCGAAGTGAATGGCCTGAGCGTCAATCAAGCGCTCACACAGCTCTATCATCGTGCCGGTTCGTTGCGTTACTGGCGGGCGGTGCGTTATTGTTCCTCTCTTCTGCACCATATAGTCGATTCGATTAGTCCTTTCATCACCACCGTGTTGGTGAATGGCAAAGAGTTGACTGTGGGCGTTATTGGTCAGAAAGAAACAAATTTCGATAAACCGATGACACCGGCGGAGATACAGAATGTCATGTATACCACTGTGCAACCCTATAATGTGATACAGGCCGTGTTGCAGCAAGAGGTGGTGTTGTATTGTGGACGTTTGATCGCGACAAACCCATCTATGTTTAGGGGTATATTGAAG ATCCGCGTCGGTTGGGTTTTGGAAGCTATGCGACTCTACTTACAGATGTCTGGCCAAGAATCGATTGATTTGGAGAACTTATCGCCCTATCAAGTGCGCATACTCCTCCAGAAAGTGTTGACTGTTAGCGAATGGGCAGCAGAGGAAAA ACTCACCACATTACAACGCCGTCAATTGGAGGGCTGCCTCTGTCGCGTACCAAGACATTTCTACAATAAAATATGGGAAATTCTACAACGCACACAAGGTATTACAACACAAGGACATCTGTTGCCCACCGCACCAACACTGACCAATATGAGTCGTGGTGAGATCACTTTCTCATTGTTGGTGGAAGAGACTTTAATGTGTATCGACTGTCCGGAGAGGCGTCAAATCACGGTAGAACTCTTATGCATCATAGCGACTATATTGAATCG CAATCCCGAGTTGCATTTCAAACAAGCGCTTGATATTGATGACATAATCACAGAGGCTTTCGGCATGTATTGCAag GACAACAACATCGAACGTCAGAATGACAACAACATGACACCATTCTACGCACTAGTTTATACTGAAACCACCGGCTATTTGGCACGCGCTGCAGTCAATAAAGTACTGCAGGGCGGCGCTCTCTCCACTTTGGATGAGAATGGCTTCTCGAATGGCACTGATCATTTGCACGATGAGACGTGTCATGTTTCTTAA